Part of the Cuniculiplasma divulgatum genome, CCTTGACTCGCTATTACTGTAGGTTTTAGTTTCCGGGACAGCCTGGAGAACATCATTCTTTTCATTTCTAGAGTCATATGACTTTTTGTAATCCTTCCCTTCTCCGTCTTTTTTATTTAACTTCTTTTTTGGCTTTTTACCACTCATTGACTTTATTGCATATACACTCATTATTGCAGCAATTGCAATAACAACTATAATAAGGAATATTGGATTTAATATGATTTGCTGCAGAACGGTTACTTTATTATTCACACTGCTTGAAGAACCACGACCGCCATGACCTCCTCCACCTCCAGAGGATGAGGAAGTTGTATTTGCCTTCGTTAAATTAAAATTCAAAGGAGGTAAAGTAATATTAAATTGTGGCCATTTAATATGGAAATTTGGAATCTTGAAAATTGAACCTAAATTTAGATTCAGACTGGGTAGCTTAAAGTTGAAATTTGGTAGACTGAATCCAAAGCCGCTTCCTAACCCGCTTCCGGGACCACTTCCTGATCCGGTTCCACCTCCACTTCCGGACCCACTACCTGGACTGGATGAATGAACTACTGGTACCGATGAAAGTGAAGATATAAGAATCCATGTGACAATTACTACTGCAATTATGGATATCACTGCCTTCTTATATCCCATATTTAGTTATGCAGAATTCGCAATATAAATTTTTGTTTCTTTTTAGTGGAAATAGTTGAACTCTTCATCCATCATCGCCTTTCGAAAAACATTGACCGGTTATTTTAAAAAGTACTTAATAGTTCGAATTTTTAAAAACTTGTAAATTATGGTTAGAAATTGTCTATCAAACAGTGATATCGGATGATTGTTATCCGATGTCCTGTTTATTCGTAATAAATATATATGTATGTAACGTATTGTCTTTTTAATGATTGTACTTGAACCAGATGAAAATGAAATTCTCGAAGAGAAGAGCGTTATGATACAGAATGGCGCACGAGTAGAGGATGGAAAACTACATGTAACTAATAAGAGAATCATTTATGAAAAAATTGGAGAGCGAAGATTAAGAAGGGCTGAGGCTTCAAAGATATTTCTTGAAATTCCAATGTATGATATTCTCAATGTTTCTTCGGCAGTTCCAAAAATGAGTCTCCTTACAAAAAAGAAACTTGCTGTGGAATTTAGAAAAGATGGGGACATGCAAACTGTTGAATTTGAAATAAAGAAGCCAGAGGGAATAGTAGATATTATAAAGAACTGGGCAACCACCTCGAAGAGAGACCACGAAGATAGATTGAAGCAGGAAGACCAGGAAAGATTTAGAAGGGAACTGGAAATGGCAAAGGCTAAATCGAACAAAAGTAACGTTAATGTTATAAGCTTTGGAAGAAATGGCAATCAGCCGAGTTCCTCAAATAAGGATACAGACATAGTTCGTGACAACAAGGCAAATCTTCCAAGACCGGCTGAAACAGTGGAAGTTTGCCCTGAATGTGGTAGTTATATTCCCGAAGGTAGCAAATTTTGCCCTGAATGTGGATATAAGGTAAAAAAATCCTAAACAGGCACATAAAAGTTAACTAATAGCCTGTGCCAGTATTTTACAAATTTATTCCAATAATGGTATGATGCATCATTTTTTAAAAAAAATCAAGCAAAATCTTAATACTGAAATTTCCATAATGAAGAGTGGACGCAAATAACGAATCTATTGAAGATTGGGTAAACAGCGAAAACATTCAAACTACAAAAGATGTAGAAGTGCCTAAGATTCTTTTTGATCAGGTGATAGGGCAAGAAGAGGCTGGGGAGGTAGTAAAAAAAGCAGCTCTTCAGAAAAGGCACGTATTGTTGTTAGGTGAGCCTGGTACTGGTAAGTCCATGCTTGCCCAATCAATGGTGGATTTTCTACCCAAAGAGGAACTTGAGGATATTGTGGTTTTCCATAATCCAGAAGATAATAATAGACCTAAAATTAAGACGTTCCCTGCAGGCAAGGCCAAGGAGATAGTAAGACAGTACCAGATAAGAGCCGAACAGGATAAGAAAGATAAATCAAGAATGATTATAACCATAGTTTTCTCAATATTTATTGTAGGACTGATCCTGTCTATTCTAACTCTGAACTATTATATTGTGTTTCTAGCACTTCTGGTAGCTGTCATGATATATTTCTTCGCCTCTATGAATCCTGCAATGAGATCAGAAAGGGCCATGATTCCAAAGATTTTAGTA contains:
- a CDS encoding zinc-ribbon domain-containing protein; protein product: MIVLEPDENEILEEKSVMIQNGARVEDGKLHVTNKRIIYEKIGERRLRRAEASKIFLEIPMYDILNVSSAVPKMSLLTKKKLAVEFRKDGDMQTVEFEIKKPEGIVDIIKNWATTSKRDHEDRLKQEDQERFRRELEMAKAKSNKSNVNVISFGRNGNQPSSSNKDTDIVRDNKANLPRPAETVEVCPECGSYIPEGSKFCPECGYKVKKS